A single window of Paenibacillus sp. FSL H8-0537 DNA harbors:
- a CDS encoding chemotaxis protein CheC, translated as MAQFSKFEAFELDVLKEVGNIGAGNAATALSRLLNKPVDMGVPKVSLLPFEEIADRVGGMEQVVIAVFLRVEGEAPGNMFFIIQEDAAKRLLTQLLSLPHDDENGYSEMELSALCEIGNILTGSYLSSLADFTHLAMAPSVPSVALDMAGAILSYGLLQYGEMGDSALLIETTFLEDCQDLEGHFFLIPDPESFTKIFRALGVNVE; from the coding sequence GTGGCACAATTCAGCAAGTTTGAAGCTTTTGAGCTTGACGTACTAAAGGAAGTCGGCAATATTGGCGCAGGCAATGCAGCTACTGCATTGTCTCGTCTCCTTAACAAGCCAGTCGATATGGGCGTCCCGAAGGTCAGCCTGCTGCCCTTCGAAGAAATTGCCGATCGCGTTGGCGGTATGGAGCAGGTTGTCATTGCAGTGTTTTTAAGAGTGGAAGGCGAAGCGCCAGGCAATATGTTTTTCATTATTCAGGAGGATGCAGCAAAGCGGTTGCTAACTCAACTGCTGTCATTGCCTCACGATGATGAGAACGGCTATTCCGAAATGGAGCTGTCGGCTTTATGTGAAATCGGAAATATTTTGACAGGCTCTTATCTGTCTTCGTTAGCTGATTTTACTCACTTGGCGATGGCTCCATCGGTACCATCCGTTGCACTGGACATGGCTGGTGCTATTTTAAGCTATGGCTTGCTGCAATATGGCGAGATGGGCGATTCCGCGCTGTTGATTGAAACGACATTTCTAGAAGACTGCCAAGACCTGGAGGGCCATTTTTTCCTCATACCCGATCCTGAATCATTCACAAAAATTTTCCGCGCTTTGGGAGTAAACGTCGAATGA
- a CDS encoding FapA family protein, with translation MEGQLLDTIMSVQISADKMSAFLTFKRLTDDFECSLEQLEQFVQSSGVNEGIIPGVLQNICYNPLAFYKEQTLIAEGKPAEVGKDGFVQFIYDMKNKERRPAENEDGTVDFKEMTQLKNVTRGQLIAELVAPAAGEPGITVTGVEVASKEGKAARFKIGKNVVLNNEQTAMYAALDGLITMTDKDKINVFPIYEVNGDVDYKIGNIDFVGTVVIRGNVLSGFRIKSAGDIRIIGGVEGADLDAEGSIEISGGIMAGNKGFVKAGKNVKCSFIQDGNVIAGDDVLVSQSIMHSNVRAGKNVVCSGAKGLMVGGTIQAGERVKARTIGNTMSTATVVEVGVKPEHRSELLELRTKLKQHNESMDKADKALVILDQLAAIGQLTDDKMAMRIKLSATKRQSMTEVEQFRERILDIERTLEDSDQAGVDVNNTIYGGIKIVIGRYTKYIKDPLQRVSFQYLDGDISQVSYRS, from the coding sequence ATGGAAGGTCAATTATTGGATACCATTATGAGCGTTCAAATATCAGCCGATAAAATGTCAGCATTTTTGACATTTAAACGTTTGACGGATGATTTCGAATGCTCGCTTGAACAATTAGAGCAGTTTGTGCAAAGTAGTGGAGTGAACGAAGGGATTATACCCGGCGTCCTTCAAAACATTTGTTACAATCCGCTCGCTTTTTATAAAGAGCAAACTTTAATTGCTGAAGGAAAGCCTGCTGAAGTTGGCAAGGACGGTTTTGTTCAGTTTATTTACGATATGAAAAACAAGGAACGACGCCCTGCCGAAAATGAGGATGGCACCGTAGATTTTAAGGAAATGACGCAGTTGAAAAATGTGACGCGTGGTCAGCTGATTGCTGAACTGGTAGCCCCTGCTGCTGGAGAGCCGGGTATAACGGTAACCGGAGTTGAGGTAGCTTCTAAAGAAGGCAAGGCAGCGCGTTTTAAAATAGGAAAAAATGTTGTGCTGAACAATGAGCAAACTGCCATGTATGCGGCGCTGGACGGACTCATTACGATGACGGATAAGGATAAAATCAATGTATTTCCTATTTACGAGGTAAATGGCGACGTAGATTATAAAATAGGAAATATTGATTTTGTCGGTACCGTAGTCATCCGCGGGAATGTGCTTAGCGGCTTCCGCATCAAATCTGCGGGGGATATTCGCATTATAGGCGGTGTTGAGGGCGCCGATTTGGACGCTGAAGGCTCAATTGAAATATCAGGCGGCATTATGGCGGGAAACAAAGGTTTTGTCAAAGCCGGTAAAAATGTGAAATGTTCCTTTATTCAGGACGGCAATGTTATTGCTGGCGATGATGTGCTCGTGTCGCAAAGTATTATGCATTCGAATGTTCGCGCTGGTAAAAACGTCGTTTGCTCAGGGGCTAAGGGACTAATGGTTGGCGGGACCATTCAAGCAGGCGAACGGGTTAAGGCTCGCACAATCGGGAATACAATGTCTACCGCTACAGTAGTTGAAGTAGGTGTAAAGCCGGAGCATCGCTCGGAGCTGCTGGAATTGCGCACAAAGCTCAAACAACACAATGAGAGCATGGATAAGGCGGATAAAGCGCTTGTGATTTTGGATCAATTGGCTGCGATTGGGCAACTGACCGATGACAAAATGGCCATGCGCATCAAGCTGAGCGCGACTAAAAGGCAGTCGATGACCGAAGTCGAGCAGTTCCGCGAGCGAATTTTGGATATTGAGCGTACGCTGGAAGATAGCGACCAAGCTGGAGTTGACGTCAATAACACGATTTATGGCGGAATCAAAATTGTAATTGGCCGATATACGAAATATATTAAAGACCCGCTGCAGCGTGTTTCCTTTCAATATTTAGATGGAGACATCTCGCAGGTTAGTTACCGTTCGTAA
- a CDS encoding chemotaxis protein CheW, producing MGEELKVIVFALAEEEYGIEVDKVRTIERMSPITRVPKTAAFIKGVMNLRGVVVPVVDLRGRFGLPEQEPTDNSRIIVVAVDDLEVGFIVDSANDVIDIDTDNIDSPPEIVGGVKAKYLHGIAKLGDSRLLIMLNLVEVLNKNEIEQLMQLEG from the coding sequence ATGGGAGAAGAATTGAAGGTCATTGTTTTCGCGCTAGCTGAAGAGGAATACGGAATTGAAGTAGATAAAGTCAGAACGATCGAGCGGATGTCGCCGATTACTCGCGTGCCTAAAACAGCTGCTTTTATTAAAGGCGTTATGAATTTGCGCGGTGTGGTTGTGCCGGTTGTCGATCTTCGTGGGCGTTTTGGCCTACCTGAGCAGGAACCGACAGATAATTCGCGAATTATAGTAGTAGCGGTAGATGATCTTGAAGTAGGATTTATTGTCGATTCCGCGAATGATGTCATAGATATCGATACGGACAACATCGATTCTCCACCAGAAATCGTAGGCGGCGTTAAAGCGAAATACTTGCATGGCATTGCCAAGCTCGGGGACAGCAGACTGCTTATTATGCTAAATCTAGTTGAGGTGCTGAATAAAAACGAGATCGAACAGCTCATGCAACTGGAGGGATAA
- a CDS encoding FliA/WhiG family RNA polymerase sigma factor, producing MIASLNIPMWQAWKEEGDIEAKKRLIEQYLPLVDYVTNRMAIGLPKNVSKDDLASNGVMGLIDAIEKFDYCRGLQFETYASWRIRGAIIDGLRQGDWVPRSVREKAKKVEEAYQKLEQQYLRSVSDAEISNYLNITEKEFTTMLQEIAVTTVCSLEDPLREEESETRLSLLVDERAKNPDHKVHEVYLKDSLVNGIEKLTEKERIVVSLFYYEELSLSEIAEVMSLSPSRISQLHSKAILRLRGALSKHKDQLMQY from the coding sequence ATGATTGCTTCTTTAAACATTCCGATGTGGCAAGCTTGGAAAGAAGAAGGGGATATTGAAGCGAAGAAGCGGCTTATTGAGCAATATTTGCCGCTTGTTGATTATGTGACCAATCGTATGGCTATTGGCCTGCCTAAAAACGTATCGAAGGATGACCTGGCCAGCAATGGCGTTATGGGATTAATTGATGCGATAGAGAAGTTTGACTATTGTCGGGGGCTGCAATTCGAGACCTATGCTTCCTGGCGCATTCGCGGCGCAATTATTGACGGTCTCCGTCAAGGCGACTGGGTACCGCGGTCCGTGAGAGAGAAAGCGAAAAAAGTGGAAGAGGCTTATCAAAAGCTGGAACAACAGTATTTACGCTCAGTTTCCGATGCTGAAATTAGCAATTATCTGAACATAACGGAAAAGGAGTTTACAACGATGCTTCAAGAGATTGCAGTAACGACTGTATGTTCGCTTGAGGATCCTCTTCGAGAGGAAGAATCGGAAACAAGACTTTCTCTGCTCGTGGATGAACGGGCAAAAAATCCTGACCATAAAGTCCATGAAGTATATTTGAAAGATTCACTAGTTAATGGAATAGAGAAGCTGACGGAGAAGGAACGTATCGTCGTTTCCCTTTTTTATTATGAAGAGCTGTCTTTAAGTGAGATTGCAGAAGTGATGTCGCTCTCGCCGTCACGGATTTCCCAGCTCCATTCCAAAGCTATTTTACGTCTTAGAGGAGCTTTATCCAAGCATAAAGATCAACTAATGCAGTACTAG
- a CDS encoding chemotaxis protein CheD: protein MIQQNLIKVGMADLNIATEGSVLKTTGLGSCVGLTLYDPYNKVAGMAHVMLPSSEIARESTINLAKYADTAIPELLERMKHVGAQQNRIVAKMAGGAQMFAFSGQSDSMRIGPRNVESCLEIVNKFKIPVFAQDTGGNYGRTIEFDSGSGLLLIRSVQLGIKEI from the coding sequence ATGATACAGCAAAATTTGATTAAGGTAGGAATGGCTGATTTAAATATCGCAACTGAGGGTTCCGTCCTCAAAACAACAGGGCTTGGCTCTTGTGTAGGGCTTACGCTTTATGATCCGTATAATAAAGTAGCCGGAATGGCGCATGTTATGCTGCCTTCCTCTGAAATTGCAAGAGAGTCGACGATTAACTTGGCGAAATACGCGGATACAGCCATTCCTGAGCTTCTAGAACGGATGAAGCATGTGGGTGCACAGCAAAATCGCATAGTTGCGAAAATGGCTGGCGGCGCACAAATGTTCGCTTTTTCGGGTCAGTCGGATTCTATGCGTATTGGTCCAAGAAATGTCGAATCTTGTCTTGAGATCGTCAACAAATTCAAGATTCCCGTTTTTGCACAGGATACAGGCGGCAATTATGGTCGCACCATTGAGTTCGACAGCGGAAGCGGCTTGCTACTCATTCGCAGCGTACAGCTTGGAATAAAGGAGATTTGA